The sequence cacctgaaactaataatttttttaaaagtacaaaggaaAATTCTCCCCAGCTCTGATCTTGGCAAAAATAACGGAGTGACAGCGCCCTCTGGTGGTGAATTACTGTCACTTCTAGCTTTTGAAGTTGTGAGGTGTGACAGAtacttattatattaataaatgcaatttaaaaggATATGCAAAAAAAGGCAACCCTCTgcatgggagaaagtatttgcaagcCATATATCTTGAAAATACCTAGTacccagaacatataaagaactcttacaactcaacaataacaacaaaaacaaaggatgGTAAAGGACTTGAattgacatttctcaaaaaaagatacacaaatagctaacaagcacatgaaaagatgttcaacaaagCAAATGATGCTCaatataaaccaaaaccacagGATGCCACTTCAAAACCATAATCGTATAGCAAAAAATAATCAGTGTTGGTGAGCAAATGGAAAAATTGCAACAACACTCGTACGTTGTTCTTGGGAATGTAGAATATTTGATCACTGTGGAACACAGTTTagcagctcctcaaaaagttaaacaattaccatatgacctagcaattccacccCTAGGAATATACCCAAACGAGTTGCAGAGACTCAAATACATGAatgtacaggaatgttcacagcagcactattcataatagtcaaaagatggggacaacccaaatgtccatcaacaggtgaatgcaTATAAACATcgtatatctataaaatggaatattattcagccataaaaaggaaatgctgatacgtgctacaacatgaatgaccCTCAAAAACATAAGCgggggaaaataataaataagtgaagccagacacaaaaggtcacacattttatgattccttttatatgaaatatccagaataattaAACCTACAAAAATGGAATACAGATTGATACTTGCCAGGGGAGATAGGAAATAACTTTAATgggtagagattttttttttgagtgaacTTTGACAAAGAACTCCCAAATATCAGTGAGAAAGAGCTGCCCAAAAGTAAAGGGACCACCAAGATATGAACAGGCAAGTCACAGgagtggaatttttaaaagcatgggtaaatacaatggaatattattcagtcttaaaaaggaaggacattctgacacatgctatgacATAGATAAATTTTGAGGACATTAttaaataagccaaacacaaaaagacaaatactgtttgattccacttatataggaggtccctagaggagtcagagTCATAGTGACAGGAAGTAGACggtgggggccaggggctgggggaggaagaaatggggagttatttaatggctatagagtttcagtttttcaagatgaaaagagttctgagaattggttaaaaaatatgaatgtacgatcatagaaatgcaaataaaaaccacaatgagatatcacctcaccccagtcagaatggctatcatcaacaagacaaatagtaacaagtgttggagaggctgtggagaaaaaggaaccctcatacactgttggtgggaatgcagactggtgcagccgctatggaaggcagtgtggaggttcctcaaaaaattacgaatagaattaccatatgacccagcaatccctctcttgggtatctacccaaaaaatctgaaaacatttatacataaagacacgtgtgctccaatgttcattgcagctttgtttacagtggccaagacatggaaacaaccaaaatgtccttcgatagatgaatggataaagaagttgtggtatatacacacaatggaatactattcggcggtaagaaaagatgatataggaacatttgtgacaacatggatagatcttgagagtatgatgctaagcgaagtaagtcagacagaaaaagcagagaaccatatgatttcactgatatgtggtatataaaccaaaaacaacaaaagaacaagacaaacaaatgagaaacaagaactcatagacacagacaatagtttagtggttaccagagggtaaggggggtaggggggtgggagatgagggtaagggggatcaaatatatggtgatggaaggagaactgactctgggtggtgaacacacaatgggatttatagatgatgtaatacgtGATGATATAATGATGTaatacacctaaaatctatgtaatttcactaacaattgtcaccccaatgaattaaaaaatatatatatatgaatgtacgaggtctgacaattaagttcgcaaacttgttgcaacgatgttgctaaccttttttgatctcagagggattattcatcatgaatttgtaccaactggacagttaaccaagcttactatttggaagtgctgaaaaggctgcaagaaaaagttagacgacctgaacttttcaccaacaattcatggctcttgcatcatgacaatacaccagctcacacagcactgtctgtgagggagtttttagccagtaaacaaataactgtattagaactccctccctactctcctgatctggctcccaatgacttctttctttacccgaagataaaggaaatattgaaaggaagatattttgatttcattcaggacatcaagggtaatacaatggcagctctgatggtcattccagaaaaagagctccaaaattgctttgaagggtggactaggcactggcattggtgaatagcttccctaggggagtacttcgaaggtgaccatagtgatattcagcagtgaggtatgtagcactttttctaggatgagttcttgaacatAATTGTCCGTCCTTATACTTAACCCTAcagagctgtacacttaaaattagttaagatgaaagaaagaaaaacaaaaataaatacaaatagttaagatggtaatttttatgtatgtttttaccacaattttttttaaaatgggaaaagtcaataaattaggaatagaggggaattccctcaacttgataaagaacatccaCCCCAAAACCctacagctagcatcatacttaatggtgagcaactcaaagctttcccactaagatcaggaacaaagcgaTGATGTCCCTTTTTATCATGCCTCCGACATTGTGCTAGAAGGTCTAGCTAACGCAATAGGATAAGACAAGGaaatgaaagggaaggaagaaataaaattttgttcacAGATGATATGATCATCTATATagaacattcaaaaaaaaaaaaaacaaaaaaaaaagcccctcctggaactaataagccaTTAAAGCAATGAACATTGCAAGAtgcaaggtcaatatacaaagaTAATCACTTTCCTATGTACCAGCAATTAAAAAGTagaacttgaaattaaaaacacagtaccACTTACATTAGCACcctcaaaattaaatatgttggcataaatctaacaaaatatgtataagttCTGTATGAGGAAAACTCCAAAACTgatcaaagaaatcaaagaatggaacagaatagagccccGAAACAGACCcccataaatatagtcaattgaTCTCTGACACAGGATCAAAGGCAatacagtggggaaaaaataggGTTTTCAATAAACgttgctggaacaactggacattcacaggcaaaaaaaatgaatctagacacagatcttACACCTTTCacaagttaactcaaaatggaccacagaCTTAAAcgtaaaatgtaaaactgttaagattcctagaagataacataggagaaaacatagatgAACTTGGATTTGgcgatgactttttagatataacaccaaaggcatgatccatgaagAAAGagttgataagctggacttcactgaagttaaaattttctgctctgtgaaagacactatcaagagagAAGacgggggtggccggttagctcagttggttagagcttggtgctcataacaccaaggttgccggttgcaTGGCCAGCATAGACTGGgagaaacatttggaaaacacatatctgataaaggactgctATCTAGGATATATAGAGAACTCTTAAAACAACACGAAGAAGACAGCCCAATTAGAAAATGGCCCAAAGATCACTAAAGAAGATATGCTGAttgcaaataagcatatgaaaacataTGTCATCACACATGCTATGCCATtggggaaagaaattaaaattcttgtgtaaattaaaatcacaaacaaaataccactacacacctgttAAAACGGCCAAAATCCATCATAGAACACTGACACCCCCAAACGCTGGCGAGGATGTGCAGCCACAGGAACTGTCACTCTcggctggtgggaatgcaaaacggtGTGGCCACCTTGGGAGACAGTcagtggtttcttacaaaacttaagcatactcttaccatatggtccagcaacCGTGCTCCTGGTGCTTACCCAGAGGCGTCGAAAACTTATGTCCACGTAAACAcctgcacataaatgtttatggcagctttacacataattgccaaaacctggaaaccaccaagatgtccttcagtaggtgatggataaataaactgtaggACGTCCTGACCATAGACAATTATTCattgtgaaaaagaaatagcTGTGTGGTGACCAGTTAGCTCTGTTGCTTAGatcgtggtgctaataacaccaaggttgccgctTCTTCGATCCCcgcttgggccactgtgagctacaccttctttaaaaacaaaacaaaacaaaagaaaaacattaaaaagaaatagttatgAAACCACGAAAAGACAcagaagaaccttaaatgcatgttactgaGTTTCGAAAGCAGCTGATCCGAAAAGCCTACATAATGGCttttccaactgtatgacatctggaacaggcaaaactatggagacagtataAAGATCAGTTATTTCCAGGAGTTGGAGGGAGGCAGGTGAACAGgtagaacacagaggatttttagaggAGTGAAACTGGTCTGTACGATACTacaatgatggatacatgtcatgatacatttgtccaaacccatagaatgtccAACACCcagaatgaaccctaatgtaaactatggactctgggtgactaTGTGTCCACGTAGGTTCATCCATTGTAGCAAATGCACCACTTGGCTGTGGGATGTTGATAACAGGAGAggttgtgcatgtgtgggggtggggggagaatgggaaatctctgtactgtCTACTCAATTTGCTGTgcacctaaaactgctctagaaaataaaatctattagtTGTTTTCAAAAGACAGCTTCACTAGGAAGTCAGGAAAATGCCCACTGAAATAGCCATAAGGTTTATTTTTCAACCATGAGgttggaaaaaaattgtttaagtTGTGATAATGTCAAATGTTAATGAGATTGTGGGGGAAAATGATATTCTCCTGAGGGATGTGGAGTGGACATTGATCCAAGTTGTTCTGGAAGACAACTAGGcactaactgaaaaaaatgaaaacatgctgATCCCACAAGCCAGCACAGCACTTCGCAGCATCCCAGTCGCAGCAGGAGTACCCGAGGATACAGGGGCGTGTCTTGGTAGGAGAAAAGGGGGAACTATCCCAAAAGCCAATAATACGGAAATGTACTAATAAAATGCACTTTGTAAAATACATATCACTATGAATTACTTCACATAACCAACATGGATACCGAAAACAttgctgagtaaaaaaaaaaaaaaagataatgagatGGAAAGAATGGGGGAGAAATCGACCTCTCCCTCAAGGACAAAACCTAGAGGATTTTCCAATAAAGTTTTATCAGCATTTCAAGTAGCAGATAATTCCCATCTTAGTCAGGTTGAcaccaagaagagaaaaaggaatgagagGGGGACAACACCCAACTTCTTTTAAGAGGATAGTATAACCTACAAACCCAAACCAGATAGGGCTACCACCTGGACGAGTCTGGAAAACACGATGCtcaagaagccagatacaaacgGCGACATACTGTAGGATtctgtttatctgaaatgtccagaacaggcaaatccacagagacagaaagcagattaggcATGACCGGGAGTGGTGGAGGGGAGGGCATGGTTTCCATTTGGGGTCATGGGAATGTTCTGGAAGAAGGCCGAGGTGGTCGTTGCACAGCACTCTGAATGTTCTAACTGCCACTGAGTTGTTCCCTTTCAAATGGTTCATTTCATTACGTacatttcacctcaataaaaataaaaacagggcaggccggtggctcaggtggttggagcgctgtgctcctaacgtggagatcaccggttcaattcccacacaggccagtgagctgcgccctctccagctaagattgtgaaaacggctctccctggagctgggctgcagtaagtagccggaggttggcgtgagctgccatgggtTGCTGCGGGCTGCTGAgcgctgccgtgggctaccatgtgcctccatgagtggccggtggccagcatgagtggccagcagccagcgtgagccggcgagagctgccatgagctgctgagCGGCCAACCCacgaccggcgaccgactgcctcagcgggtgggggtggggggaacgcAAGGCTCGtaacaccagcgtgggccagggcactgtgtcctacacaactagactgagaaacaacggcttgaaccggagtggggcgtggggaggcagaaggggaaagaaacaaaacaaaaacccactaattcaaaaagacatatgcacccctatgttcattgcagcactagccaggatatggaagcaacctaagtgctcatcaatgggcgactggataaagatgtagtacctttatacaatggactattaattagccataaaaaaaagaatgaaatcttaccatgtgtgacaacagggatggacctggaagttattatgctaagcgaggtaagtcagacagagaaagacaaataccattatgatcttgcttatatgtagaatctaatgaacaaaataaacaaacagaacagaaacagactcatagatacagagaacaaactgttggttgccagagaggaggaggttgggggcagggtgaaaaaagtgaagggattaagtacaaataggtagttcCAAATAATCACCGGAGTGTAAATTatagcgtagggaatatagttgctaatatcgtaataactatatagtgccaggtgggtactagacttatgggggggatAGCATCAtaggttatataaatatctaaccactacactgtacacccaaaactaatatactattgaaaaactttttttaaattgaaaaccctttttgaaattgaaaaaaataaaacatgatagtaacattaaaaaaaaaaaaaagagccgcCAACCCAGAACCATGAGATAGAATATATCGACAGTTGTTGGGAGCCCCTGCGGATGCGGTGGTTGGCTCCCCTGATAACAGAACCCAAGTGATACTCCGGAAAGAGCCAGATCCTAGGCGCCTGCTTAGGCGGCATGTGACATCTGCAGCTGGCCTCACAGCCTCTGGCCCACTGCGGCTGACCATGCCTGAGCAAAAGGTGAAAAACCTACAAACAAGAAAACCCTACTCTCTGGGATAACTCCTTCCTGCCAACTGTTTGAAGCCCACCCTAGTTCCGTCTCTGTGGCAGGCACCTTGGCCAGCTTGGGGTGCACCCACAGGGTGCAGAGGGAAGGCCTTGTACCCCCGGAGGTGGGGCACCTTCTGCTCCACCGTCAGTCCAGGCCCCACCGCCCATCCTGGCTGCAGCCCACCTTTCATGCCTCAACCCACTGCCCAACGGAGAACTCAGTCTCCAACATGCTGCCCGAGGTCCAGTCTCCAAAACCCACCTCAAGCACCTTCCCCATGGGGAGCAGGGTCCCAAAGCTGAACTTTACCACCTGCAGGAAGCCCTCCAGGTGCACACGCTTGCTCTGCCTCTTATGGGGCCAGCTTCCTGCCTGCCAGATGTGGGAGCCGAGACCCTGTGTGGGACCCTGTGTGCTCCCCCAGCACTGGGCTGCATGGAGCCAGCTGGCAGCAGACACCTAGTCCACCTCCAAGGATGTCAGGGAGGCCCCCACAAGGAGACTACTTGAGTCCTGGTCACCCCATTCAatgatgaggaaaccaagggtCAGAGAAAAGCCTTGCCTCATCACCCAGCAGTTAGGgtgtattttctgtattcttgacGCTCCGGTAACTGGGGTCTCCCCAACCAGGGAGGGACTGTCCTTTGGGGTTAGCTTGTGCCTAAAGATGGAACAACTCACCTCAACCTAGCCAACCCAGAGTCACCATCCCCCGCCCTGATGACCCCAGGGCCAGGTGCCTGCCATGAAGCTGTTCTGATCCCTGGGCATCCATTTCGAAAGACATCCATCTTGAACGAACACAACGCCAGCCTTAGGACTCAGCTACTACCAAAACCACCAGATAAGAATCAGGCTGCTCCCACCCATAAAGTTCCCTCTTGCAGAAAGCCTTGGGTGACGTAGGTAACTGACCACTCGGGCAACCCCTTCCTGCACCGTAATTCCCGCTCTCATGCTTTAAATTAGCCAATAAAAAAACCAGGAAACCCTACGTGCCCCACCCTCAGATCCTAACTCAGGCAGAGCcccaggttctctctctctctctccccacagtgTGGCCCCGGGCCAGCCACGTAccctccaggacctgtgagtaATACATCTTGTTCCTCAAAGTTCCCGATGGTTATTGCTGAGGTGCATCCTGGGATCATACTATGAATCACAGGGCTGGTCCAGCCAGAACGCTGGCCCTGGTTGGCGAAACGTCTGCGGGGGGAGCAGGCGTAGCATGGACTCAGGTGAGTGTCTCAGGCATTCCTAGCTGAGCGCAGCAGTCAGCAGGCTGAGactcacacagcagccagagcccACCGAACATTCTCCTAGCAATCCCATGCCTGCTGACCCCGCCTTGCCCACGCCCTGTGGTGGAAACCACAGGAAGGGCTCTGCATTTACCCAccacctgcctctgcctcctgacaCCCCAGTGCTCCCCCGTGTGGCCCTGCCAGGCATGGCATGCCCCTGCCTCAGGAACTAGGAGTTACAAAGTGGCTTTTCAATGGCAGTCctctcctgatctgttggcctcatCATACCtgaataataaaacctacattttagAACGGGGTGGAGCCGGGACCAATCCAGGACACTTGGCTTCCATCTCAAGGAGGAGGCAGCCATGATGGATGGGGGCCCCCAGGAGGCACTGTCCAAGCTCCTCTTTGCAGAAGCCTGTGGGTAACGCAGGCTTCCCCGCTGCTCTGGCCCCACTGCCCCTGCTCTGGATCCCGGAGGCAGAAAGGCTGACAGGACGTCCAGGGCTGGATCCCAAGTCCCACCCTCTCTGGGCTGGGCACTCCACCACAGACCCCACGGATGCctgggcagagagagacagaggcagagaggcaggcagaCGATGTAAAGTAACTTTAATGGCCACCCTCAGGTAGGGGCAGTAGGAGTGTCTAAGCACGGGGCCACCCATGGCAATAGTCTGGGGCCAGCCCCTTGGTTCCAGTTGGGGTGTATTCCCCATCCAGCTCCTCGCATCCAGGGGAGGGCCCGGACACCTCCAGTCTCCAGGATCACATCTGCAGGAGCTCAGGTCTGCAGTGCTGCGTGGCCAGAAGAACCCATGTCGGAGGACTGGTATGCCAGCAGCAGCTTCCGCGTCTCCAGAGCTGCCGCACTCAGGGCCTGGGCAACGTGATGGCAAGAGCTCATCCTCAGAGCAGCAAGGTCTTCCTCTCTGACAGCAGCAGGGACTCCTTCACGGCCACCAGGAGCCCCTGGGCACAGAGCCGAGAAAACGCAAGGAGGGTGGCGGCAACCAGACCTGCACTTAGCACCACTATGGAGAACAAACGGATGGGAGTGGGTGAGGGACTGGCAGGAGCCCCTCACCCACCGAGCTCCTAATGCACTGGCATGGGAGTCTGCGGCCTGTCCCCTCCCCGAGCCCCAGCTCTCAGGCGTAGCTGCCCTGGCCCCAGGAGTGGGAGGACCTATTCATCATACCAGCAGCTGCGATAGTCCCATAGGCATTTTGGTTTCCCGACTTGACTGAGTCCTGGTCCCTGACTAAGCTGGTGGTGGCATTCCTGAGAAAGGTGACattctccaaggtcacagaggtcACAGGGGTGCCCACAGATGTGCCTTCCTGGAGCGTCTCAGTTCCTGCAATTAAGTCCAGGCATTCATGAGCTGGGGAGGGGCACCTGAGGCGTGGGGAGATAAACAGGGGTTCCAGGTGCCTGCGGAGAACCTTGACGCTCATCTTCCATCCCAGACGGTAGGAGGTTGGTGAGCACGGCTGCCCCCAGGACTGACCTCCGGATGCCCCCACGGAGATGCAGACACAAGCAGATGCGTGTGTCCACACCCCATCCTGGTCACATGATGAAAGGTGTCAGGCATCCCTGTCTGATGACCAGCCTCCCCACCGCCACAGGCACGAGGTCCCATGGTACACACCACAGCCACGCTCATCGCTGGAATCAGGACAATCCGGGTGGCCATCACAGAACCACGTGTGTGGGATGCAGGAACTGCCCAGTGAGCAGCGGAGCTCCCCCTTccggcagggctggctgctgcaGTTCAGAAAGTTCTTGTCGATGCCATCAGGGCAGTCATCGATGCTGTCACAAGAGCAGGGGCTGCCTGTGGCTTGCGGGCACTGCCCATCCTGGGCACACGGTTCTATCTCTGGAGTACAGGGTCAGTCAGGTCCCAAACGCTTCCACAACAGGGCCCAGGTACTCCCCACAGCCCACCTCTCTGTCCTGAAAGCCCTGCCTTTCAAGGACAGTGGACCCTATAAGGCCCGCCTATCTTAAAGGCTTCGCCCCTGCCTGTTAGTTCCACCTTCCAAGGACTCGCCTCCCTGCAAGCTCCTCCTCCCAAGAGCCAACTAACTCCCCTCCCTGTAAACCCACCTCTTCTCAAGCCGGAATCCCACCCAGACTTCCCTCGTTGCAAGTCCCATCTAccctcaggccccgccccaccccacttGAAAGCCACACCCCTTCCCCAAACACCGCCTCCTGTGGTGCTGCCCCTGCAACCCCCGGGGGCCATAGCCACTCACCGCACTCCTCATCGCTGCCATCAGAGCAATCCTGGTCTCCATCGCAGCGCCAGATGAGGGGCACGCAGAAACCACTGGTGCGGCACTGGAAGCTGGTGGGCAAGCACGAGCCTGCACTGGGGCCTGTGAGATGCACACAAATGAGGCCTAGGAGGTCCGAGTCTGGACCCTCCTCCAGGAGCCCAGTGGTCACAGGCTGTAACCACCAGGAGACAGGCCAAGTCCCAGAGCACTGGAACTACACTGGTGGCCACTCTTtgctgaggacctactatgtgtggGGCTTGGAGCAGAAGAGTTCATGGCCTCACCGTGAGCCTTCCTGGGTGGGTTCTACTGCGGTGCCCATTCTACAGAAGACACTGCAGAGAGGTTAAGGCCAGAGGTGGCATAGCTGATGGAAGAGTGAGGGTTCAAACCCACATCTCATTGATTCAGGAGTCTTTACCAGGCTCCAAATAGCCAGATGGTCACCCCAGGAGTCTCTCCAAGCTCCATGATTAAACAGGCTGGAGCAGGGGCCATCTCTAAACCCGCCCTGAATTAGGCCGACCGTCGGGGTCAGCAGGGCCCGTGACAGCCCACCTGCTTagcaaagaggaaactgaggcctgggcagATGACCTGCTTTGTGAACCCAATTCCTAAATCCCTCCCAGATCTGACCACCTTCCCATCCTCAACGTGCCACCTCCTCACCaggcccccacccccttctccatTCAGACACTGGGGACCTCTCAGAGTCACATCATTCAGTCACCCacctcccctgccctctgctcaAAACCGTCCCCTGGCCCCTGGGCCCCAGTCCCTTTCATAACCAAATCCTATCTGCTCGGTGTGGCCACGTGACCTGGCCCAGCCCTGAATCCTTTCTGGAGCCACAATTCCTTCCATTCTCCTCTTCACCAACCTCCCTCTGTCCTGGTCTCCATTGCCTCTCCAAGAGGCCTGGCTCactctacctcagggcctttgccagTGCTGTCCCCTAGTCCAGTGCTGTTCCCTAGCCCAGTGCTGTTCCCTAGCCCAGTGCTGTTCCCTAGCCCAGTGCACCCTTTCCTCCCTGCACTCTGTACCTAGTGATTTCCTCCTCAGCCTTCCGATCTCAGACTATTTCCTGGGAGGCGGTCTCATGCCCCCTCAAAGATTCCCTGAGGCTCTACTTCCCACTTACAACAACCATCCTTAAATTGGTACCCGCATAGACTAGACATTCAGCATGTCAGGGCTGACCTTGTGACCACAAGCCCAGGGCAGTGCCTGACAACAAGTGGACACAGGTCACACTCAGATGAGACCTGAGCCTTTCTGGACCCTGGGCAGTGAGGCTTGGATTGTATGCTGATAGGGAGGACTACAGAAGGGGCTGGAATGGCTGGGAGCCTGAGGGAAAGAGCCAGGGAGGGCCTTAGAGCTTGGGTGCAGCAAGATGGATGGCAAATACCTGGTGTGGCCCCATCCTCACCCCACTCCATTTGATGCTGGTCCGCCCGACCCTTCCATCTTTACTCCAAACCTCCCACTCTCCACAATTGACCCTCCATGGACCACGGTCCCTGAGCTGGGTGGAGACAGGAAGAACTGCAGACAACCTGGAGCAGGCTTCCTTCCCTGCGGGTGGGGGCCTGGCAGCCTTTGGGCGAGGCTTCCTCCCCAGGCCTCCCACTCTTGGCCAGGACGCCAACAACCTCGCTCCTTGGCCTGCTGAGTGCGTGTCCCTCTGTAAAGGCAGCAGAGCTGACCCAGGCTCACAAGGCTGTGGGCTCAGACAGGACTTGGAGTAGCCAGGGACTTCCCCTCGCAGCCTTATTTTCTCACGTGTAAAAGGGGCAGTTAGGTGTGCTGAAGAGACCAGAAGCCCAGGGCAGTGCCTGTCAACAAGTGCCTGTCAAGAGGAAAGGGTGCACTGGGCTAGGGAACAGCACAGGGCTAGGGAACAGCACTGGCAAAGGCTCTGAGGTAGAGCCCTGAGGTAGAGGCCCTGAGGTAGAGCCTCTTGGAGAGGCAATGGAGACCAGGACAGAGGGAGCTTGgtgaagaggaaaagggaaggagtt comes from Rhinolophus ferrumequinum isolate MPI-CBG mRhiFer1 chromosome 18, mRhiFer1_v1.p, whole genome shotgun sequence and encodes:
- the CD320 gene encoding CD320 antigen — its product is MSNLKERGGDRSPLVPGVGGAWSAWMARRSASRTAALGLALRLLLGFALGLEAAPTSLTTRSPAQAAGPSAGSCLPTSFQCRTSGFCVPLIWRCDGDQDCSDGSDEECEIEPCAQDGQCPQATGSPCSCDSIDDCPDGIDKNFLNCSSQPCRKGELRCSLGSSCIPHTWFCDGHPDCPDSSDERGCGTETLQEGTSVGTPVTSVTLENVTFLRNATTSLVRDQDSVKSGNQNAYGTIAAAVVLSAGLVAATLLAFSRLCAQGLLVAVKESLLLSERKTLLL